ATGTTTCCATGTGGACGATTGGATAAGGATACCGAAGGCTTACTCATGATTACCAATGATGGTCCTTTGGCACATGAACTGTTATCACCGAAGAAACATGTCGAAAAAGAGTATTACGTTGAACATACACTACCGCTAACAGAAGAGGATATCGCTAAGATTGAATCTGGTGTTACATACAATGGTGTAAGTTATAAACCGGCAGTATATAAAAAAATCTCTGATACTTCTTGTACTCTGACTATTCAAGAGGGGAAGTATCATGAGATTAAATTCATATTTAATTCAGTTGGTGATAAAGTTGTCTATCTAAAACGTCTTCGTATGAAGAATCTTGTTTTAGATGAAACTTTAAAACCGGGTGAATATAGACCTCTTACAAAGGAGGAATTAGAAGATCTTAGATCAATTGCACGTTAACAGTCTTTGGTAATTGCCAGATGCCTGTACGTGCATATTCATTTAAGAAGTCAACGACTTGGTCGGTGATAGAGTTTGGTGTAGAAGAACCACTTGTAATTGCGATTCTCTTATGATTGTCAATCATGGCAGGTGTTAAATCTAAAACGCTATCGATGAGATAGGACTCTTGGATACCTGCATGCTTAGCAATATGCGCAAGTTGATTGGAGTTATTGGAACGCGCATCTCCAACAACAATCAATAAATCAATATCCTGTAGTTGCAGTACCGCTTCTTGGCGCTTGCTAGTGGCGTTACAGATTTCCTTTGCGACCGTTGCGTCAGGGAATATTCCTTTGCAATGTGCAATGATTTCGGCTGTATCTAGCATAGAAAGCGTTGTCTGATTGGTTATGAGAATATTTTTGAGCGATAACTTCTTTAGTTCATCTACATCTTCAATGGATGTTACAAGATGAATCTTATCAGAGATACCAACAGTTCCTTCAGATTCAGGATGATTCTTCTTACCGATGTAGATGATATCACCAATAGTACTATGTTCCTTGACAAGGTTATGTGTGCGGATGACATCTGGACAAGTCGCATCTACACAGGTAAGTCCCTTTGCTTTGGCAGCAGCGATTACATCGTCACTAACACCATGAGCAGTAAAGATAACGATACCGTTTGGAATCTCTTCTAAAAGTTCCATACGGGTCTTATTTTTATCCTCAACAAAGTGAATGCCTAACTTGCGGCAAGCATCAACTACAAATTGATTATGCACAATCATGCCTAACATGGTAACAGGGATATCTGGGTTTTCCTTGACTGTTTTCTTGGCAATGAGAATTGCACGAACAACACCTTGGCAATACCCTCTAGGGATGACTTTTATGATTTCCATAGCAGAGTCCTTTCAAACCGTAAATAAAATCGGTTATACTAATTATAGGTGATAAAATGAAGAAATTTGAAGATTTTAATCTAAAAGATACAACAATGGCCTTTATTGAGAAGAACCATTTCAAACAACCAACACCAATCCAAGAACAGGTGATTCCATCTGCTTTACGTGGCAAGGATGTGATTGGTCTTTCTAGTACAGGCTCTGGTAAGACACATGCATACTTAATTCCAATTATGGAGAAGGTAGACCCTAATAAGGATGAAGCACAGGTGATTATTACTGCACCAACACGTGAACTTGCAACACAGATTTATGAGATGGCGAAAGTTATGACAGAAGTTATTCCTGAACTTCGTGTACGTTTATACGTTGGTGGACGTGAGAGAAGTAAGGACGTTGAGCAACTTGAAAAGTCTCAACCACATATCGTTGTCGGGACACCAGGTAGAATTAAGGACTTATTCCTAAATGGTGGTACTTTGCGTATTGATAAAGCAATCATGCTTGTGGTGGATGAAGCAGATATGACACTTGAGTATGGATTCTTAGATGAAATTGATGCCTTTGCAGGAAGGCTGGGTGACCATTTACAGATGCTTGCATTCTCAGCAACAATGCCAGACCAGTTAAAGCCATTTATCAATAAGTACATGCATCATCCAATCACATATCAGATTGGTGAGAAAGTACGCTTTAATCCAGATATTAAGCATGTGTTGGTACCTTGTTATCATCATAGCTATGCAGAGACGATTTTATCAATCTTGCCTGGCTTTCAACCATATGTATGTTTAATCTTTGCTAATACACGTCAAGAAGCTTCTGCAATTGCGGAAGAACTTCGCAAGAACAAAGTATCTGTCAGTGAAATTCATGGTGATTTAACAAGTCGCAAGAGAAAGCAAGCGATGAAGAGTATTTCCAATGCGGAACATACATACGTCGTTGCGACTGACTTAGCTGCACGTGGTATTGATATTGGAGAAGTAACACATATTATTTCTTGTGGGTTCCCAGAAGACTTAGAATACTATATTCATCGTGCAGGAAGAACAGGTAGAGCAGGTTCTAAAGGTACATGCTATGCCTTGTATCAAGAAAGTGATGATCAAGCAATTCGTTCCTTACAAAAGCGTGGTATTAAGTTTGAGCATGCCCGTCATCGTACTAGTGGTTGGCAGACACTACATCCATACGGACAAAGACGTCTTAAGACGGATGATGAACTAGAAAAGAAGATTGCTATGATTATGACGAAGAAGAGTACAAAGGTAAAACCAGGCTATAAGAAGAAACGTGCAGCTGCCATTGATCGCGTACATCGTCAGAAGAAACGTGAAATGATTCGTAGCAAGATTCGTGAAGAGAAAAAGGCTATGTATAAAGAACGTGCAAGAAAAGATAGAGAAGGACTTTCATAAGTTCTTCTTTTTTAGATATATTTATAAAACTATTACAAAATATTTTTAAATAGAGTTGATATTTGCCTGTGGCAGATCTATAATCTATTTAAAGAAATACTTAAATAGATTGAGAGGTGATGGAATGGCAATCAAAGATATTTTAACGGCACTTGCAGATGACAATCGTAGGAATATCTTAATGAAATTAAAGGAAGGTAAGATTAATTCTGGAGATTTAGCTGAACAGTTAGGGATGTCTCCACAAGCACTATCGTATCATCTAGCAAAGCTGAAAAAAGCCGATTTGATTTACGAAACAAAGTATAAGAATTTTATCTACTATGAATTAAACTTATCTATTTTAGATGAAGCAGTAATGTGGATTTCTGACTTGAAGGGAGAAAAAAATGAAGAATAAAAAACTATATTACATACTTATGTTTTTGCCTTTAGTAGCTAGTGTAATCGCATTACAGTTTCTACCTGATGTGATACCAGCTCACTATAATATCGATAACGTAGTTGATCGCTGGGGAAGCAAATATGAAATCTTGATATTGCCAGTTGTAACGATTGCGTTTGGATTCTTTTCATTAGCGATGGGTAGAATTGCCCAGAAACAAGAACCACAAGGAAACAATAACGAGAAGAGTAGTTTACTAGTAGGTAACTGTGTTTTACTTATCTTTAACTTACTTTGTGGATTTATGATTTATTCAAGTTTGCATAAGGTTGAGAAATTAGAGTTTGCGTCATTTACATTTGTACAAATCTCATTTATTATCATTGGAATTTTCTTAATTGTAATCAGTAATCTCATGCCTAAAGTCAAAAGAAATAGTGTATTAGGCTTTCGGACAAAACAGACTATGAAGAATGATGAGATTTGGAAAAAATGTCAACGATTTTCAGGTTTTACAGGTGTAATGACAGGCTTTGTGATTGTGGTAATTAGCTTTCTTTTTAACAATATAACATTGATTATTTCTGCTTTGATTATCACATTCTTAAAAATAGGAATTGATATTGCCTATAGTTATAAAGTTGATTGTTAAAATTCTTCTTAAAAAGAACAGTACAATTGAGGTGACCCCTAAAAGTTAGACTTTTTACGAGATGACTTTGGTCATCTCTTTTTTTATGAAGCTAGAAGATGTTGTCTGTATTGAACAGGACTCATCCATCCTAACTTTTCTTTTATTCGTTGCTCATTGTAATAATTAATAAATCTTTCTATTTTTAGCTTCAGTTCATCGAAACTATAGTACATGACTCCATAGTATATTTCTTGTTTAATCAGTCCAAAGAAATTTTCCATAACTGAGTTATCAAGGCAGTTTCCTTTTCGAGACATACTCTGGAAGATTCTTTCTTCTTTTAATCTACGTGTATAAGCGTTCATCTGATATGCCCATCCTTGATCAGAATGAAATGTTCTTCTATATGGGCAGTCTGTAGTGATTGTAATAGCTTTCTCCAAGGCATTCATCACGTTTTCTGCAGAAGGTCTCTTACCAATTTCGTAACTAAGTATCTCACCACTACACATATCCATAAATGGATCTAGATAAAGCTTATGTATTGTCATATGCCCCTTTGTATCGACTTCATAATACTTGAATTCAGTTGTATCTGTTGTTATTTTCTGATGCGGTATATGTGTCTTGAAGCGTCTGTGAATTCTATTAGGCGCAACTCTTCCAACTGTTCCTCTATAAGAACTGTATTTTCTGCTTTTGCGAGTATAAGACGTTACCTGTAAGTGAAGCTTTTGTATGATTCTCTGTACTTTCTTTTTGTTAATGATATATCCATGGTTGCGAAGTTCTCCAACGATTCTACGGTAGCCATAATCCTTATTATTTGCACGAATTTCTTGTATGTTTTCTTCAATCTCTTTATCAGGATTTTCTCTATCAAATCTCTTTTGCCAATACATATATGTCGCTTTTGACATTCCGGTATATAAGAGAAGGTCTTTTAGCTTGAACTTTTGTCGGAGACTGTTGATGACGAGTGCCGTTCTCTCATTCTTTCTTCGTCCTCTAAACGCAGCCTCCTCAGTTCTTTTAAAAATGCATTCTCTATTCTTAACCGAAGAAGTTCATCTTCTAATTTCTTTATATGTTCTACACTTGTATTAACAGAAGCTTCTTCCATGAGTTTGTTTTGAGTCTTTCTATCTGTCTTATCCATAGCTTTCCTTCGACCCTTTCGGCGTGATTTTAACGCATCAGGACCTGCTATACGAAAGCGATTAACCCAGTTGCCAATCGTAGCTGGGTTCTTAATGCCATTCTGTATAGCTAACTCTTGATATGTGATTTCACTTGTTAAATACAACTCTACAATAGAAAGTTTCATTTCGAAAGAATAAACTTCATTTTCTCGTGAGCGCAATAAACCATCATTTCCAAATGCTTTATAGTTTTTCACCCATTTGTGTAGCTGGGATTTAGAGCCTAATCCATATTTTTTAGAAAGATATAGAATTCCTCCTTTACCATTCAAATATTCTAAAACTATTTTTTTCTTGAATTCAAAACTGTGTTTTGTCATAAAAATACCGACCTCCATTCGTTAGATTCTTGGTCTAACTTTTGGGGGTCGGTACAATGTACCGTTCTTTTTAGATAATAAAAATCGATCGAAGTCGATTTAGTAGTGACGCGTACGGGATTCGAACCCGTGAATGCCGCCTTGAGAGGGCGGTGTGTTAAGCCGCTTCACCAACGCGCCGTTATTGAAGCTTGCTAATAGATTATACTAAATGAGAATCGATACTTCAATAAAAAGTTTTGGAAAATGCTTGTTGGAAGGGATGCGTAATCAATAGATATATATGATATACTAACTAATGCAAATATGTTTGTGTAAAGGAGTAGTTCTATGTGTGGAATAGTAGGATTTGTAGATAAAAAAACACAGAGTGAAAAAGCAGTGATTATTAAGGACATGATGGATGCGATTATTCACCGTGGCCCAAATAGTGCTGGTCAATATATTGATGACGACGTGGCTTTGGGCTTTCGTCGTTTGAGTATCATCGACTTAGAAGGTGGTAGTCAGCCATTATATAACGAAGAAAAGACAAAAGTTTTAACTTTCAATGGTGAGATTTATAACTATCAGTCTATTCGTAAGGAACTTGTTGAAAAGGGTTATCATTTTAAGACAAATACAGACTCTGAAGTTTTGATTCATGGTTACCAAGAGTATGGTGTAGCACTTTTACAAAAGTTACGTGGTATGTTCGCCTTTGTTATCTGGGACACAGAGAAGAAGGAGTTATTTGGTGCTCGTGACCATTTTGGTATTAAGCCATTCTATTACTACAACACGGATGAAGTATTTATGTATGGTTCTGAAATTAAGTCTTTCTTACATCATCCATCCTTTAAAAAGGAGTTAAATAAGGAAGCTCTAAAACCATACTTAACATTCCAATATCCTGCAATCAAAGAGTGTTTCTTTAAGAATGTATATCGTTTACCAGAAGGACATTATTTCATCTTTAAGGATGATAAGTTAGATATTCAACAGTATTGGGACTTACATCAAGAAGAAAAGGATATGACCCTAGAAGAGGCTGTAAACTTCATCGATGAAACAGTACAGGAGTCTGTCGCTACGCATAAGATTGCGGATGTAGAAGTAGGTTCGTTCTTATCCTCTGGTGTAGACTCTAGTTTGGTTGCGTCTATCTTGAAGCCTGCGAAGACTTACTCTGTTGGTTTTGGAACATCGTACAATGAGTCTACAGAAGCAAAGGCTTTAACGGATATTTTAGGATTACACAATACGTCTCGTACATTAACTGGTGAAGAGGCATTCCAATACTTCCCACAGATTCAATATTACTTAGATGAACCAGATTCAAACCCATCAGTAGTTCCGCTGTTCTTCTTATCGGAACTTGCTGCACGTGATGTGAAGGTTGTTATGAGTGGAGAGGGTGCAGATGAATTATTTGCTGGTTATATTGATTATGGTTGGCATTCTAACTCTATGACCGTACGTAAACTTGGCGAAGCTCTAAAGAAGTTATCCCAAAGCAAGCGTCATAAGTTATCAGAGCACTTAAAGAAATTACCAAACTTCCCTGGTAAGTTACATTTATTAAAGGCTGTACAACCAGCTGAAGAATACTTCATTGGTCAAGCACTTGTATTTACAGAAGAGGAAGCAACAGCAATTGTAAAGCCTGAATATCGTAAGTCACCGTCTGTGAAAGATATCGTGATGGATAAGTATGCAAAAGTTAAGAACTTATCTGAAATCAAAAAGATGCAGTACTTAGATATGCACCAATGGATGCCTGGAGATATCTTGTTAAAGGCTGATAAGATGTCTATGGCACACTCACTTGAGTTACGTGTTCCATTATTAGATAAAAAAATGATGGAATGTGCTGAGGTGATTCCTACAAAGTATTTATTCAATGAACACAATACGAAGTATGCTTTCCGCCAAGCTGCGTTCCGTCATATTCCTAAGGAGTGGGCAGCACGTCCTAAGCTTGGTTTCCCAGTTCCTATTAAGGACTGGTTACGTACAGAGAAGTTCTATCAGATTGTACGTGCAGAATTATCAAAGGACTTCGTTGGAGAATTCTTTGATCAAAAGGCAGTGTTACAACTATTAGACGACAATTTCCAAGGTAAGGTGGACGCTCGTCGTAAGATTTGGACACTCTATACATTTATCACTTGGTATGATGTATACTTCATCCAAGGTGGCAACAAACCTCAAGTTGCTTAGTCGACGCAGATGCGTCGATTTTTAAAAGGAGATATGCATGCAGGTTTTTCAAAAGAAAAATATAAAGTGGGTCATTGTACTTATTTGTATCAGTATCTTCGTATATTTGATGCAAGCAGTATGGGGGAGTCGGGTATTACCAATTGATACTTCTGGTTATGGCTTCATGTCAAAACACTTTATATCTAATTCACTAACACCAGTGATGAGATTGATTACACAGTTTGGTGGTACAATCTTGATGATTGTATGGGCTCTTGCATCATTGGTGCTGATCAAAAATAAAAGAATCGCTATCAGTGTCGTATCAAACTTAGTATTAATTGCATTGTTAAATAACATACTAAAATTGATAGTACGACGTGCCCGTCCAACTGGATTTCGTTTGATTGCGGAAACAGGGTACAGTTTTCCATCAGGGCATTCCATGGTAAGTATGGCATTCTATGGATATTTGATTTATCTGATTTATAAAAATGTTAGAAATAAGAAGCTACGTTGGACTTTAATTACATGTTTTAGCCTATTGATTTTAATTATTGGTATGAGTCGTATTTATCTTGGAGTTCATTATACATCTGATGTGTTTGCGGGATTCTTATTTTCACTTGGATACTTAGTTATCTATACTAAATTGACTGATCCAATTGTATTTCTAAAGAAATAAGTAAAAACAGAGAAGCTATTTTTGGCTTCTCTGCTCTTCTATAATCTTTTCGATTTCTTCAATCAATGCTTGTTTAATTTCTGCTTGCGGTACTGTACGGATAACTTTTCCTTTCCGAAAGAGAATGCCTGACTTTGAACCACCTGCAATACCAATATCAGCACGGCTAGCTTCTTGCATACCATTAACAGGACAGCCCATGACTGCGACTGTGATATTTGCCTTGATACTGTGGAGATAATCCTCCATCTCTTTGACAAGCGGAATCATGTCATACTGGATTCTTCCACATGTAGGACA
This genomic window from Solobacterium moorei contains:
- a CDS encoding metalloregulator ArsR/SmtB family transcription factor, whose translation is MAIKDILTALADDNRRNILMKLKEGKINSGDLAEQLGMSPQALSYHLAKLKKADLIYETKYKNFIYYELNLSILDEAVMWISDLKGEKNEE
- the ispH gene encoding 4-hydroxy-3-methylbut-2-enyl diphosphate reductase; translated protein: MEIIKVIPRGYCQGVVRAILIAKKTVKENPDIPVTMLGMIVHNQFVVDACRKLGIHFVEDKNKTRMELLEEIPNGIVIFTAHGVSDDVIAAAKAKGLTCVDATCPDVIRTHNLVKEHSTIGDIIYIGKKNHPESEGTVGISDKIHLVTSIEDVDELKKLSLKNILITNQTTLSMLDTAEIIAHCKGIFPDATVAKEICNATSKRQEAVLQLQDIDLLIVVGDARSNNSNQLAHIAKHAGIQESYLIDSVLDLTPAMIDNHKRIAITSGSSTPNSITDQVVDFLNEYARTGIWQLPKTVNVQLI
- a CDS encoding DUF1648 domain-containing protein, which gives rise to MKNKKLYYILMFLPLVASVIALQFLPDVIPAHYNIDNVVDRWGSKYEILILPVVTIAFGFFSLAMGRIAQKQEPQGNNNEKSSLLVGNCVLLIFNLLCGFMIYSSLHKVEKLEFASFTFVQISFIIIGIFLIVISNLMPKVKRNSVLGFRTKQTMKNDEIWKKCQRFSGFTGVMTGFVIVVISFLFNNITLIISALIITFLKIGIDIAYSYKVDC
- a CDS encoding phosphatase PAP2 family protein, translated to MQVFQKKNIKWVIVLICISIFVYLMQAVWGSRVLPIDTSGYGFMSKHFISNSLTPVMRLITQFGGTILMIVWALASLVLIKNKRIAISVVSNLVLIALLNNILKLIVRRARPTGFRLIAETGYSFPSGHSMVSMAFYGYLIYLIYKNVRNKKLRWTLITCFSLLILIIGMSRIYLGVHYTSDVFAGFLFSLGYLVIYTKLTDPIVFLKK
- a CDS encoding DEAD/DEAH box helicase, which gives rise to MKKFEDFNLKDTTMAFIEKNHFKQPTPIQEQVIPSALRGKDVIGLSSTGSGKTHAYLIPIMEKVDPNKDEAQVIITAPTRELATQIYEMAKVMTEVIPELRVRLYVGGRERSKDVEQLEKSQPHIVVGTPGRIKDLFLNGGTLRIDKAIMLVVDEADMTLEYGFLDEIDAFAGRLGDHLQMLAFSATMPDQLKPFINKYMHHPITYQIGEKVRFNPDIKHVLVPCYHHSYAETILSILPGFQPYVCLIFANTRQEASAIAEELRKNKVSVSEIHGDLTSRKRKQAMKSISNAEHTYVVATDLAARGIDIGEVTHIISCGFPEDLEYYIHRAGRTGRAGSKGTCYALYQESDDQAIRSLQKRGIKFEHARHRTSGWQTLHPYGQRRLKTDDELEKKIAMIMTKKSTKVKPGYKKKRAAAIDRVHRQKKREMIRSKIREEKKAMYKERARKDREGLS
- the asnB gene encoding asparagine synthase (glutamine-hydrolyzing); translated protein: MCGIVGFVDKKTQSEKAVIIKDMMDAIIHRGPNSAGQYIDDDVALGFRRLSIIDLEGGSQPLYNEEKTKVLTFNGEIYNYQSIRKELVEKGYHFKTNTDSEVLIHGYQEYGVALLQKLRGMFAFVIWDTEKKELFGARDHFGIKPFYYYNTDEVFMYGSEIKSFLHHPSFKKELNKEALKPYLTFQYPAIKECFFKNVYRLPEGHYFIFKDDKLDIQQYWDLHQEEKDMTLEEAVNFIDETVQESVATHKIADVEVGSFLSSGVDSSLVASILKPAKTYSVGFGTSYNESTEAKALTDILGLHNTSRTLTGEEAFQYFPQIQYYLDEPDSNPSVVPLFFLSELAARDVKVVMSGEGADELFAGYIDYGWHSNSMTVRKLGEALKKLSQSKRHKLSEHLKKLPNFPGKLHLLKAVQPAEEYFIGQALVFTEEEATAIVKPEYRKSPSVKDIVMDKYAKVKNLSEIKKMQYLDMHQWMPGDILLKADKMSMAHSLELRVPLLDKKMMECAEVIPTKYLFNEHNTKYAFRQAAFRHIPKEWAARPKLGFPVPIKDWLRTEKFYQIVRAELSKDFVGEFFDQKAVLQLLDDNFQGKVDARRKIWTLYTFITWYDVYFIQGGNKPQVA
- a CDS encoding pseudouridine synthase; protein product: MLRLDRILANARVGSRSEVKKLVKEKRVRVNGEIAKSSDMRVDENTAEIFVDDIPVTYEKYVYYMLNKPAGYISATEGKNCPTVLDLITEDYKGMFPCGRLDKDTEGLLMITNDGPLAHELLSPKKHVEKEYYVEHTLPLTEEDIAKIESGVTYNGVSYKPAVYKKISDTSCTLTIQEGKYHEIKFIFNSVGDKVVYLKRLRMKNLVLDETLKPGEYRPLTKEELEDLRSIAR
- a CDS encoding IS3 family transposase (programmed frameshift); translation: MTKHSFEFKKKIVLEYLNGKGGILYLSKKYGLGSKSQLHKWVKNYKAFGNDGLLRSRENEVYSFEMKLSIVELYLTSEITYQELAIQNGIKNPATIGNWVNRFRIAGPDALKSRRKGRRKAMDKTDRKTQNKLMEEASVNTSVEHIKKLEDELLRLRIENAFFKRTEEAAFRGRRKNERTALVINSLRQKFKLKDLLLYTGMSKATYMYWQKRFDRENPDKEIEENIQEIRANNKDYGYRRIVGELRNHGYIINKKKVQRIIQKLHLQVTSYTRKSRKYSSYRGTVGRVAPNRIHRRFKTHIPHQKITTDTTEFKYYEVDTKGHMTIHKLYLDPFMDMCSGEILSYEIGKRPSAENVMNALEKAITITTDCPYRRTFHSDQGWAYQMNAYTRRLKEERIFQSMSRKGNCLDNSVMENFFGLIKQEIYYGVMYYSFDELKLKIERFINYYNEQRIKEKLGWMSPVQYRQHLLAS